AAGCTAATGTTTCTGTTTATAGCGCTCTAGAAAATTTAAATTCTAAAGAAGAAATCAAAGGTGAGACTGATACTTTAATTAGAACTAAATATCTTGATAAACAACTAAAAGATATTGGTCTGTTTACTGTAGAAATTCCTCAAGATAGCAAAAGTCAATATTATCTAAAAGATGTTAGACTAGGGGAAGATCTAAAATCTATTTTAGTGTCTGTTGTCACAACTACAGACAGTGGACAAAATGCTTATAGTACGGAAAAAGTCTATAAAATTGAAGGCTTTAAACAACTAGATCAACAGGAAGTCCAGCAACTATTTAAAAAATATTTAAAAGTTCAAGTCAAAGGTGGAATTAGTTTTTTTAACTATGATTTTGCCAATGTCAATAAAGATGATTTTGTAACTAACTTTGATCAAAATAGCTTTTTTGATATTAAAATTAATATTTCAGAAAAAACTAACGATACTAGTTTAGCTCCATACACAACTAAGGCTAAAATTAGCTTTAAATCAAAAAGTTCTATTTTTAAGGATTTTGAAATTGAGGATTTTAATATTGGAGTACCAAAATTTGTTTCTTTATTTGATTCTTCAACCTCATTATTAAATAAAAACCAAATTTTTTCACCTTATAATGCTTCAGTTTATATACCAGAATTAGAAAGAAGAAATATTGGTGAAATTAGCAATAGTATTAATGAAGAGAGCAAATCTTTTGTGACTTCTGGTGGTTACAAAGAATTTCGTACTTTCTACACTGATAATAAATTAACTCAGGCCGTTCACTATGGTGAAGATGTTTTAGTGCCAAGTGGTCTATCGCTAAAAACTTTTTCTAAATCAAAATTACTAGGGGCTTACTACTTGCCAAATCAAGGAGCTGCTGAAGGAATTGGAACTACCGTTGCATTACAAGTTGATGTTAAGGACTTAGAAATTAGCCAAGAAACTAAAGACAAATATTTGCGTAATGTAGATGCTGTTGTTTTCTTTTTTATCCACCTAGACAATAATACACTTTCACTTTTAGGCCAAACAGCACAAGTTGAACAAGGTAATAAAAATACCTCAAGAATAGCAACCTATCTAAAAGATGCTAGTCCGATTAGTCCAAAGGAATTAGAAAAAAATACTACTTTTGGTACAATTGGACAGATAACTAACAATGGTGGTTGATCACCGCACGTTCACATCGAAGCTTATCCAATTCGATATGAAATCAAAAATGGTAAAAAAGTATTTGCTGAAAAATTTTTAAATCAGAAATATTTGCTTGAACCACAAAGAAATATTAGAATAGCACCAAACCGTATTAATAAATATATCAGTGTAGATGAGCAAAATAAGCAAATTATTAACTTAACCAGTCTTAAAGCTGCGGGCGTACAAATTGATCAAAGCAAAGACATTAACTTAGTTGATAATAGCGGGGAAGATACTAAAAAGATTGACACACAATTTAAGGGTTATAAAAACCGAGATTACACTAAATCAATCGAGGATTTATTTATTAGAAATCAGGCATTAGACCCAAATATATTTTTCCAATTTCGTGATGATAAATCCTCGCGAGTAAGACTGGATAACTTATTTAAAAAGGCTAAACAAAATAGTTAAAAACTAAAAGATAAAAAATACAAAGTTGGCTGTTGATTTTTAGCCCGGCTTTCCCAGTTTGATGAGAAAATCTTAAAAAGTGTCCGGTTTTTGGGCACTTTTTAAACTTTTTTGGCAAACTCAGAAAAAATAACTATCAAAGCAAAAACACTGAATTTTAAATCTAAGACTCACCAACGCAAAACCTAGCTATTAATAAAATAAAGCAAACTAAAAAAGCTAAAATTTTAACTTAAAAAGCAAAATTACAAATTTTTAAACTGCTTTTTTAGTTCAAAACACTGACAAAAATCATAAAAAAATACAACTACTATTTAAACTCAATGCAAATAGAAAACTCATTTTTATTTAAATTGAGCCTAAAAAAATATATGAAGTTTTGAAAGAACAATAACCAACAGCCATAAATTTGTAGATTTCTAAACGGTTAAATTTAAGGCATTCCACTATATTAAAAATATAATGGAAAACTCGCATTTTCTGATTTTTTTATGGCGAAAACATAACCAATTCCCCTTAATTCTAATCTCAAAATTTATTAATTTATTCTTAGTGAGACTTATTATAACATAATTTTTTCTTGAGCCAAGCATTTTTTTTTTTTTTTTTTAGAGAAAATTTTGTGGGCTAGTGAATATAGCTGCTAAAACAACAAAAAACCCACGAATTTGTGGGTTTTTAGATTGAAATTTTAAAGAAAAAATTATGAATTAAGGTATTTTGAAAAATCAACTTTTTCCAAAACGGCGATTATTTCTTCTTTTGATGTAGCTTTAATAATTTTGTCAATATTTTCAGAATTTTCAAAAGCGGCAACTATTTGGGGCAAGGCAACTGCGGTGTGAATATCTGCACTTGTTGCACCAAGAGTTATTAAAATTTGAACTGGACGGCTATCTTGGTCAAAATAAAAAGGTTTATCAAAGACAACAAGTGAAAAACAGTCTTTAAATACGTCTTTTCCAGCTTCAGCATGAGGCATTGCAAGAAAAGGACCAAGTATATAATAAGGTCCGTGTTCAATTGTTGAGTTGATTATCGAGTCAATGTAATTTGGGCTTATTAATTTTTTTTCAACAAGCGGTTTACATGAGACTTCAATTGCTTCTTGCCAGGTTTGGGCTCTTTGATTAATTAAAATTGAGTCATTTTCAATTAAATTTGTGAGTAAATTAACTGACATAAGATTTTCTCCTAAATCAAAAAAAAAGATAAATCTAAACAAGTTGCTCAAGAACTGGACTTAATGCAGTTTTAATTTCATTTTCGTCCATTAAATTAGTTACGCCAACAATTTTAGCTTTTTGGTTTTGATTAAACTCGCTAACAAGATGTTTTGAGGCGATAATTATATCTACTGAATTTGTAAGTCCTTTTGACTGACCCATTGAAAGGGCTTCTACAGAAGCATCAACCCCTAATTCTTTTACTATTTTTTGAACTTTCAACTTAATTATCATTGAAGTTCCCATTCCATTTCCACATGCAGCGACAATTTTTAATGACATAATTACTCCTTTATTTAATGCAGCAAACAAAAATAATTTTTACTATAATTTTAAAATTATATAACATTTTTGTAAAAAGCAAATAAAAAATCTTGGTTTTTGCAATAACCAAGATTTTTTATACTAAAAATATAAAAATTTGAAAAACTTAATAAATTAGGCTTCTTTTTCGACTAAATCAACATTAACTTTGAGTAATTTTTGTAGTCATGTTTTTTTAGTTTGTTTTGTTGAATCAACTCCTTGACCTAAAAGAATTAGACCAATCATTCCAACAAAAATAATGATTCATCCTAAAATATAGTGGAATTGACCAATAATTAGGCTAAGTCCAAAGAAGAGGTTTCAGTCACCCATTCCTAAAAATCCGGTTGTAACTGGATTTTGACCAGCAGGAATTCCAACATCACCAATATTTTGGATTAATTTTAGACCAAATGAAATTACAATAATTTCAAAGAATCCAATTATTGCCGGAACAATAAATGCAGCTTTTCAACCTCCTGAGGCATTAGCATAAACTCCCATTGCTCCTGAGTTGAAAAAGAGTGTAATAAAGAGTGGAATTGCGACCAAAGAATAATTGTTTCCAGGGATTGCAGCAAGTCCAACTGCAATAAAGACAGCCAAAAATTGCCCGAAAACTCCACCAAGGAATCCGTAAGTAACGGCATTAATTGAAAATCCATAAGTTGCGGCAATGTCAACAGCAACAACAGCACCAGGAATTACTTTTTCAGAAATTCCGTGGAATGACTGTTGTAATTCGGTAACAAACATTCTAACACCAGTCATAATTGCAATTAAGGAAGCAATTATTTGGAGTACTCCACCTAAAATTATGAGAACAAAGTTTGCGCCACTATATGATCCATTTCAAGCAGCGCCGATTTTTGCAGCTTCTCCGGTAAATCCACTGTATGTATCATTAACAGTTTTTTCTAATCCATGGTAACCAATAATTATCGCAAATAAAATTGCAAAGAGAAATAGCATAATTATTGTTTGGGTAAAAATGTTGTCCTCAAAAATTTTGAGTGATTGAGGTAATTTACGATTTTCAGCACTATGTTCTTTATTTCCAAAAAAGCGACCCATTTTGTAGCTAGTAAATAAAGTAAGCATTTGTTGGTGCCCAACAGCAAAACCAGCATTTTGGGTAACAAGGTTAGTTATTTTTAGTGTTGCAACCGATGAAGTTGCTCAGTAAATTCCTAAAAATAGACCAGAAATAATTACAAGTCCAACTTGAGATCCAGCAGAAATTGCTCCACCATCAAGCAATGGAATTGAACGGAATAAAATTACATATAAAAGTGCGGTAACAACTGTTGATTGCTGAAGCATAATATGTCCAGTAATCACAATTGAATTTGTGTTAGTGAACCTTTTTGCCAAAACCATTAAAATATTAACAATAAAGGCGGCAATAAAGGTGAAAGATGCTAAAGACAGAAAGTTATTTGCTTGTCCAAAGCTTTTCTCAAGAAAATTGCTAGCAGAAGTTCACCCTAAATAAGGATCAAGCGGAACAACACCACCGGATTTAATATCTCCAATTGCTCCAAAAACTGGAGCAGCTAGTCGAACTAGAGCAGCTGCTCCAATTCCTAAAAGAAAAACTCCGATAGCTGTCTTGAGTGCGCCAAGAATTGCTTCTCGACCACCCCGACCTAAAACAAGATAACCAACAAGAACTAACGATCCAAGCAAAAGTGGATTTTGTCTTAAATAGTTATCAAGATAAACTACTCGAACAAGAAAAACAAGGGCAGTTGAAAAATCCTCGCCATTATGACCCATTCGCACACCGAGTGTGATCCCGATAATTAAAAGGTTAACTAACAAGAAAATAAGTAGGCCAAAAAGTAATTTGTTTTTTTTACTAAGCGACATTTTATTTCCTTTCTTAAAATTTTTTTAAAGTTAGGCTAATAAATAGCTCTTTGAATTTAAAATCGTTAGATTTTAAAAGTTTTTTTGAGTTCTAGTACGTACTCAGGAAGAATTGACGGGTCAAATTTTCGCGGCTCATCAAAGGTTAATATTTCAGCAGGATTGTTAACTAGAATATCATCAATTGCTTCTTGACTAACACCAACTTGCTTTAAAAGTGGGATAAACCGATCAAAAAGATAGGTAAATCCAAAGCTCATTTTCCCTTTTAGCATTCCGTAGTTTCTCTGGTATAAAACCCGGCCTGCATCAAGTGATAAAGTAATATGTTTTTGGAGCCCAAGATCAACTAGATATTTAATGTTTTCTGCTAAGGTTGCATCAGTATAATATTTAACACGATCAGGGCCATCAAAACATAAAGTTACACCTAATTCCTTAATTATTTTTGCATAATAATATTTATCAGGATTTTTATTTAAGTGTGAAAGTTGAATTTTTCGAGGATTAGCGCCAAAATCAATTAAATATTTAGCAGCCTCATAAGCCATTGTTCCTAGTTGGGTGTGAACCAAAATTGGCGCACCGGTTTCAATTGAGGCTCTTGCGGCA
This sequence is a window from Mesomycoplasma ovipneumoniae. Protein-coding genes within it:
- a CDS encoding MSC_0775 family lipoprotein codes for the protein MFRKKYKKLFLGVLTSALSVSVVVSCGITNNANLFTSSTNLELNKNHPYYSIYEPQFNIDLFKTNNLEQFLTAEFAKVPYQVQNSNSKLININQDFQVSHISDLQQINSNNQIVQPTVENNTLTLDQPKVEIKNFKQNKLANRFIKLNLDLQGLESKTKQMNIDLNNFYYEINYNQIQENNDDTTILDVPITIRYYNADDKQNPYKRENFITIYKQISGFAPNKAKQDNINKTKMISKIDYKNKANVSVYSALENLNSKEEIKGETDTLIRTKYLDKQLKDIGLFTVEIPQDSKSQYYLKDVRLGEDLKSILVSVVTTTDSGQNAYSTEKVYKIEGFKQLDQQEVQQLFKKYLKVQVKGGISFFNYDFANVNKDDFVTNFDQNSFFDIKINISEKTNDTSLAPYTTKAKISFKSKSSIFKDFEIEDFNIGVPKFVSLFDSSTSLLNKNQIFSPYNASVYIPELERRNIGEISNSINEESKSFVTSGGYKEFRTFYTDNKLTQAVHYGEDVLVPSGLSLKTFSKSKLLGAYYLPNQGAAEGIGTTVALQVDVKDLEISQETKDKYLRNVDAVVFFFIHLDNNTLSLLGQTAQVEQGNKNTSRIATYLKDASPISPKELEKNTTFGTIGQITNNGGWSPHVHIEAYPIRYEIKNGKKVFAEKFLNQKYLLEPQRNIRIAPNRINKYISVDEQNKQIINLTSLKAAGVQIDQSKDINLVDNSGEDTKKIDTQFKGYKNRDYTKSIEDLFIRNQALDPNIFFQFRDDKSSRVRLDNLFKKAKQNS
- a CDS encoding PTS sugar transporter subunit IIA, whose product is MSVNLLTNLIENDSILINQRAQTWQEAIEVSCKPLVEKKLISPNYIDSIINSTIEHGPYYILGPFLAMPHAEAGKDVFKDCFSLVVFDKPFYFDQDSRPVQILITLGATSADIHTAVALPQIVAAFENSENIDKIIKATSKEEIIAVLEKVDFSKYLNS
- a CDS encoding PTS sugar transporter subunit IIB; the encoded protein is MSLKIVAACGNGMGTSMIIKLKVQKIVKELGVDASVEALSMGQSKGLTNSVDIIIASKHLVSEFNQNQKAKIVGVTNLMDENEIKTALSPVLEQLV
- a CDS encoding PTS ascorbate transporter subunit IIC; the encoded protein is MSLSKKNKLLFGLLIFLLVNLLIIGITLGVRMGHNGEDFSTALVFLVRVVYLDNYLRQNPLLLGSLVLVGYLVLGRGGREAILGALKTAIGVFLLGIGAAALVRLAAPVFGAIGDIKSGGVVPLDPYLGWTSASNFLEKSFGQANNFLSLASFTFIAAFIVNILMVLAKRFTNTNSIVITGHIMLQQSTVVTALLYVILFRSIPLLDGGAISAGSQVGLVIISGLFLGIYWATSSVATLKITNLVTQNAGFAVGHQQMLTLFTSYKMGRFFGNKEHSAENRKLPQSLKIFEDNIFTQTIIMLFLFAILFAIIIGYHGLEKTVNDTYSGFTGEAAKIGAAWNGSYSGANFVLIILGGVLQIIASLIAIMTGVRMFVTELQQSFHGISEKVIPGAVVAVDIAATYGFSINAVTYGFLGGVFGQFLAVFIAVGLAAIPGNNYSLVAIPLFITLFFNSGAMGVYANASGGWKAAFIVPAIIGFFEIIVISFGLKLIQNIGDVGIPAGQNPVTTGFLGMGDWNLFFGLSLIIGQFHYILGWIIIFVGMIGLILLGQGVDSTKQTKKTWLQKLLKVNVDLVEKEA
- a CDS encoding phospho-furanose lactonase; translation: MQKTEKFSRTVLGDIHPSELGIVDCHDHLIKNYGPEAHEHPDFVMLSNEAAIAESLEFAARGGKTLVTMDPPNVGRDVYRMLEIAQELAGKVHIIMSTGFHKAAFYDKGASWLALVPTDEITKMVVAEITQGMDEYNYSGPVVKRSKAKAGIIKAGTGYGAIDRLELKSLEVAARASIETGAPILVHTQLGTMAYEAAKYLIDFGANPRKIQLSHLNKNPDKYYYAKIIKELGVTLCFDGPDRVKYYTDATLAENIKYLVDLGLQKHITLSLDAGRVLYQRNYGMLKGKMSFGFTYLFDRFIPLLKQVGVSQEAIDDILVNNPAEILTFDEPRKFDPSILPEYVLELKKTFKI